GGGCTCGCGAGCGGCTGGTGGCGCGTGGAGGCCAGCACGTTGATGCCCACCGGCGGCACCAGGATCTGGCGTCCCGCGAAGCGCGCGCCGCCGAGCATCTGGTGCAGCAGGTGGGCGGCGGTGCGGCCCATTTCCTCGGTGCCCTGGATCACCGACGAGAGCGGGATGCGTGACAGCGTGCGCGTGAGCGGATCGTTGTCGATGCCGATGATGGCGATCTCCTCGGGCACCGCGAGCCCGGCCGACACGCAGGCCTGCAGCAGGTGCCGCGCGCGCGCGTCGGTCACGGCGATCACGCCGACCGGCTTGGGCAGCGCGCGCAGCCAGTCGATCAGCTGCTGCGTGGACTGGTGCCAGGTGGGTGCGCTGGTGGACAGGCCGCGGTAGATCTCCCGCTCGATCGGCAGCGCCGGCGCATCGTGGCGGCGCAGGCGCGTGTAGACGAGTTCGCGCTGCTGCGCCCAGCGGTTCTCGTCGGCGGGCGGCAGGCTGTAGAACGCGAAGTGCTCGAGCCCGGCCTCGATCAGGTGCGTGTAGGCGAGCGTGATCAGCTTGCCGTTGTCGGTCGCCACGTAGGGCAGGCCGGCCGGATAGTGCGCCGTGTCCTCGTAGGACGAGCCGACCGCCACCACCGGCAGCGGGCAGCCGCGCAGCGCCGCGTCCACGGCCGGATCGTCGAAGTCGGCGATGATGCCGTCGCCGTCGAAGCGCTCGATGCCGGCCAGCCGGCAGCGGAAGTCATCCTCGAGGAACAGGTCCCAGGTCACGCGCGTCGAGCGCATGTAGTCGCCGATGCCGACGATCACCTCGCGGTCGTACACCTTGTTCGCATTGAACAGCAGCGCGATCCGGTGCGCGCGCGCGGGCGGCGGCGGATCGGCGGACGGACGTTGCATGGATCGGTCTCCTCGCGAGGCAACGGCGGCGGCTCGCATATCGAAATCACGGGCGCCAGGGCGGCCCGGGTGTCGCGGTCCGACCATTCTAGTGGCTGGCGGCCGCGCCGGTGCTGCGATCACATCGGGTCGGCAAGAAATGTTAAGGCGGTTGGGCAATTTCGTAATTGCCGCCCGGCGGCCGGCGCATGCACCATGCCGCTTGTCGTCGGGCCGGCCGCGCCCGGCCACCGCCCGGATCGCGTGCCGCCGGCCGGCGCGCCGGGCACCGGACACCGGCGACCCACACACAAGAACCAGTACGAAATGGAGACAGAGACATGCCATCGAATCGCCGTCGTTCCGTCCTGAAATCGTTCGTCGTCACCGCGGCGCTCGCGGGCCTGTCGCTCGCGGCACCGCTCGCCCACGCCAGCAAGGATCATCCCGAGATCGGCTTCTGCATCGACGACCTGCGCGTCGAGCGCTGGTCGCGCGATCGCGACTACTTCGTGGCCGCCGCCGAGAAGCTCGGCGCGAAGGTGTCGGTGCAGTCGGCCGACGCCAGCGAGGAGCGCCAGATCTCGCAGATCGAGAACCTGATCTCGCGCGGCGTGGACG
The genomic region above belongs to Burkholderia plantarii and contains:
- a CDS encoding XylR family transcriptional regulator, which translates into the protein MQRPSADPPPPARAHRIALLFNANKVYDREVIVGIGDYMRSTRVTWDLFLEDDFRCRLAGIERFDGDGIIADFDDPAVDAALRGCPLPVVAVGSSYEDTAHYPAGLPYVATDNGKLITLAYTHLIEAGLEHFAFYSLPPADENRWAQQRELVYTRLRRHDAPALPIEREIYRGLSTSAPTWHQSTQQLIDWLRALPKPVGVIAVTDARARHLLQACVSAGLAVPEEIAIIGIDNDPLTRTLSRIPLSSVIQGTEEMGRTAAHLLHQMLGGARFAGRQILVPPVGINVLASTRHQPLASPYVMRARHFIRQYACQGIRTEQVADYVGVSRSSLEEHFRRELRCTVHQEILRHKLDAAKQLLAQRELATAEVAVRCGFTSTQYMYAVFRRELDCTPREYQERTLSGDHA